A genomic region of Oscillatoria sp. FACHB-1406 contains the following coding sequences:
- the grpE gene encoding nucleotide exchange factor GrpE encodes MIDEQKPPESSQESTSESAMPLEGEGNSEAETIAPEPSVREAAESASASEVSAASASEVASLKQELEALKQQIDERDRQLDSYKNQLVRTAADFDNFRKRTVKEKEELEYKIKRDTIMDLLPAVDNFERARSHIKPNNDGEMEIHKSYQNVYKDLVGGLKRIGVSAMRSEGEPFDPNYHEAMLQVQTDEHPEDTVIEQLVRGYLLGDRVLRHAMVKVAAPKEAVVTSEEDASASSGNSDL; translated from the coding sequence ATGATTGACGAGCAAAAGCCACCCGAATCCTCCCAAGAATCGACTTCCGAATCGGCGATGCCATTAGAGGGTGAGGGCAACTCCGAGGCAGAGACGATCGCGCCGGAACCTTCGGTTCGGGAAGCAGCCGAGAGTGCCTCGGCTTCGGAAGTCTCCGCCGCCAGCGCCAGTGAGGTTGCTAGCTTAAAGCAAGAACTCGAAGCCCTCAAGCAGCAAATCGACGAGCGCGATCGGCAACTCGACAGCTACAAAAACCAACTCGTCAGAACGGCCGCCGACTTCGATAACTTCCGCAAGCGCACGGTAAAAGAAAAAGAAGAGTTGGAGTACAAAATCAAACGGGATACGATTATGGATTTGCTGCCCGCTGTGGATAACTTCGAGCGGGCGCGATCGCACATCAAGCCGAATAACGATGGCGAAATGGAAATCCATAAAAGCTATCAAAACGTTTATAAAGATTTAGTCGGCGGCCTCAAACGCATTGGCGTTTCGGCGATGCGCTCTGAAGGCGAACCTTTCGATCCCAACTATCACGAAGCGATGTTGCAGGTTCAAACCGACGAACACCCCGAAGATACGGTGATCGAACAATTGGTTCGCGGCTACCTGCTTGGCGATCGCGTTTTGCGCCATGCAATGGTTAAAGTTGCTGCTCCCAAAGAAGCCGTGGTAACCTCAGAAGAGGATGCTTCAGCTTCGAGTGGCAACTCGGATTTATAA
- the dnaK gene encoding molecular chaperone DnaK: MGKVIGIDLGTTNSCVAVLEGGKPIVVPNSEGGRTTPSMVAFGKANERLVGQLAKRQAVTNAENTVYSIKRFIGRRWDDTVEERSRVPYNCVKGRDETVDVKIRDRQYTPQEISAMILQKLKADAEQFLGEPVTQAVITVPAYFTDAQRQATKDSGTISGLEVLRIINEPTAASLAYGIDKQDREQHVLVFDLGGGTFDVSVLQLGDGVFEVKATSGNNHLGGDDFDTTIVNWMSANFTEKEGIDLAKDKMALQRLREAAEKAKVELSSVMTTSINLPFITADETGPKHLEMELSRAKFEELASDLIEGTLEPVRQALKDSDLTTEEIDRILFVGGSTRIPAVGNAVRKFCGGKEPDRSVNPDEAVALGAAIQGGILGGEVEDLLLLDVTPLSLGIETLGEVFTKIIERNTTIPTSKSQVFSTAIDGQTSVEIHVLQGERAMAKDNKSLGKFLLAGIPPAPRGVPQIEVSFEIDVDGILKVAAQDKGTGKEQSIRITNTGGLNPTEVERMRQEAEKFAEQDRRRVEIVELRNQADSIAYTYESTLKDSGEFIREDLKVTAEQKRQVMEAAFEDGAATIAEVKTKLEEFKQAVLAVGSDLYNRSERSGSSERSGSDDFEPVDDDKSPFASEPEESARSSKKEEAVEEEDFFKFDFEDDDDDRTVAADYEVAE, translated from the coding sequence ATGGGAAAAGTCATCGGTATCGATCTCGGGACAACCAATAGTTGCGTTGCTGTTTTGGAGGGGGGGAAACCGATCGTGGTTCCCAACTCTGAAGGTGGACGAACAACTCCAAGCATGGTAGCCTTCGGCAAAGCCAACGAACGTCTCGTCGGTCAGTTGGCCAAGCGCCAAGCCGTCACCAATGCGGAAAATACGGTCTACAGTATCAAGCGATTTATCGGTCGTCGCTGGGACGATACGGTGGAAGAACGTTCGCGCGTTCCCTACAATTGCGTCAAAGGGCGCGACGAAACGGTAGATGTCAAAATTCGCGATCGCCAATACACCCCCCAAGAAATCTCGGCGATGATCTTGCAAAAGCTCAAAGCCGATGCCGAACAATTTCTGGGCGAACCGGTGACGCAAGCTGTCATTACCGTTCCCGCCTACTTCACCGACGCTCAGCGCCAAGCCACCAAAGATTCGGGAACGATTTCCGGCCTCGAAGTGTTGCGAATTATTAACGAACCGACGGCGGCATCCTTAGCCTACGGGATCGACAAGCAAGATCGCGAACAGCACGTCCTCGTCTTCGACCTCGGCGGCGGAACCTTCGACGTATCCGTCCTGCAACTGGGCGACGGCGTATTTGAAGTCAAAGCCACCTCCGGCAACAACCATCTCGGCGGCGACGATTTTGACACCACCATTGTCAACTGGATGAGCGCTAACTTTACCGAAAAAGAAGGCATCGACCTCGCCAAAGACAAAATGGCCTTGCAGCGACTCCGAGAAGCCGCAGAAAAAGCCAAGGTCGAACTCTCCAGCGTCATGACGACTTCGATTAACCTGCCCTTTATCACCGCCGACGAAACCGGACCCAAACATTTGGAAATGGAACTGTCTCGGGCGAAGTTTGAAGAACTCGCCAGCGACTTAATCGAAGGCACATTAGAACCCGTTCGTCAAGCCCTCAAAGACTCCGACCTGACCACAGAAGAGATCGATCGCATTCTCTTCGTCGGCGGTTCCACCCGTATTCCCGCCGTAGGCAATGCCGTGCGCAAATTTTGCGGCGGCAAAGAACCCGATCGCTCCGTCAATCCCGACGAAGCAGTCGCCCTCGGTGCTGCCATCCAAGGCGGTATCCTCGGCGGCGAAGTCGAAGATCTACTCCTACTCGACGTAACCCCGCTCTCCCTCGGTATCGAAACCCTCGGAGAAGTATTCACCAAAATTATCGAGCGCAACACCACCATTCCCACCAGCAAATCCCAAGTCTTCTCCACCGCTATTGACGGGCAAACCTCCGTTGAAATCCACGTTCTGCAAGGCGAGCGAGCGATGGCAAAAGACAACAAAAGCTTGGGCAAATTCCTGCTAGCGGGCATTCCCCCCGCCCCGCGCGGCGTTCCCCAAATCGAAGTCAGCTTTGAAATCGACGTAGACGGCATCCTCAAAGTCGCCGCCCAAGATAAAGGCACCGGCAAAGAGCAAAGCATCCGCATCACCAATACCGGCGGTCTCAACCCCACCGAAGTCGAGCGAATGCGGCAAGAAGCCGAAAAATTCGCAGAACAAGACCGCCGTCGCGTCGAAATCGTCGAATTGCGCAACCAAGCCGACAGCATCGCCTACACCTACGAGTCCACCCTCAAAGATAGTGGCGAATTCATCCGCGAAGACCTCAAAGTTACCGCCGAACAAAAACGTCAAGTGATGGAGGCAGCCTTTGAAGACGGCGCAGCAACCATTGCTGAAGTCAAAACTAAGCTCGAAGAATTCAAACAAGCCGTTCTTGCCGTCGGTTCCGATCTGTACAACCGTTCCGAACGAAGCGGCAGTTCCGAACGGAGCGGTAGTGACGACTTTGAACCCGTCGATGACGACAAATCGCCCTTCGCCTCCGAACCGGAGGAATCGGCTCGATCGTCAAAGAAAGAGGAAGCGGTAGAAGAGGAAGATTTCTTCAAGTTTGATTTTGAAGATGACGATGACGACCGGACGGTGGCAGCCGACTACGAAGTCGCCGAATAG